The Candidatus Nezhaarchaeota archaeon DNA window GTCACAAGTCATAACCTCTTTAACGGTCTTACCAGTTATCTTATCTGCTAAATGATCAACGACGTCCTTCTCAGTTATTATACCGAAAACCTTCTCCTCTCTTGTGACTATTGGGATTGCTCCGACATTGTACTTAACCATTTTAGATAGTACATCTATGAAAGTCTCGTCAATGTATGCCTTCACGACCTCTCTAGTCATTATGGACTCAAGCACCTCGTTGAAGGCGCTATAGAGATTGTAGCCGTGCCTATTGACTATCAAGTTATACTTCTCCCCACCGCCAAAGTAGTTCATGAAGTCCATAGCTGTAACGATACCCATAAGCCTATCGGTCGTTGAGGCTATTGGCAACCTTCTAAAGCCGCGAGAAGCCATAATCTTGAGAGCATCTATAACCCTAGTAGTCGGAGTAGCAGTTACAACAGGTCTACGAGCAATAACCTCAACTTCACCAGGCTTCTTGTAGATCTTAGACGAGAAGTTCGGAGTGCCATCAATCCTAAGAAACCTAGGCTCCCTCCTCTTAACTCGAACCTTAAAACTCATGTAAGTAATTAAGCTAAAATTACAGATAAACTTTGCACGAACATGCAATCCATGAGCTTTAGTGAACACATCAAAATCTCGGTCACAACTTTAGAGGAAGCAAAGCACTTAAAAGTTCAAGCACTCATGTAGCTAGGAACCTTAGACTCTATTGAAGAGCGGTGGACCGCTTGAGATATTCTCATTAACAAGGTACTCAAAGATCTTATTGAAGGCTGAGGGAGAGGCCATGACACCTAGAGGGTTGAAGGTCCTAGCTATCATATCTGCTCTATCTGTTCTCCTCTTCTATTCGTGCTTGTCAACCTACATGAGCAACCTTTTACGAAGCGAAGTAGCAACTCTCAAAGGGAGACTTCAAGAGCTTGAAGCTCAATACGAAGACCTTTCTAAGAGACACGAAGCTCTTAGTGCATCATACATCGACCTTCAA harbors:
- a CDS encoding CBS domain-containing protein; this encodes MSFKVRVKRREPRFLRIDGTPNFSSKIYKKPGEVEVIARRPVVTATPTTRVIDALKIMASRGFRRLPIASTTDRLMGIVTAMDFMNYFGGGEKYNLIVNRHGYNLYSAFNEVLESIMTREVVKAYIDETFIDVLSKMVKYNVGAIPIVTREEKVFGIITEKDVVDHLADKITGKTVKEVMTCDVVTISSKFTLYDALRTMVSNGFRRLPVVDDGELKGIIVAMDVVRFLSSSRVFEEAKSGDVRDFLEIKVSEIMTRDVETISPDKDIGEAASLMKSKGKGSLLVIDGGELKGIITERDLVIAIALE